A region of the Thermoanaerobaculia bacterium genome:
AGGTGCTGCACACCGTCGGCAGCGAGTGCGTCGAGGTCAAGCTGGTGCCGGATATCCTCCAGTACGCCACGATCAAGGCGACGCTCGAGGAGCTCGACGGCACGCCGATCATCAATCTCTCGCAGGTGCCGCTCCAGGGCTGGCACAGCCTGGTGAAGCGGGTGCTGGACCTCGTCTTTTCGGCCGCCGGCATCGTCGTGCTGCTGCCGTTCCTGCCCTTCGTGGCGCTCGCCATCTGGCTCGAGGACCGCGGACCGATCTTCTACAGCCAGGAGCGCATGGGGCTCGACGGCCGGCCGTTCATGATCTGGAAATTGCGCTCGATGCGGCGCAACGCCGAGGCCAGCACCGGTCCGGTCTGGGCGGTCGAAGACGATCCGCGCCGCACCCGCTTCGGCTCGTTCATCCGCCGATGGTCGATCGACGAGCTGCCGCAGCTCTGGAACGTTCTGGTCGGCGACATGTCGCTGGTCGGCCCGCGCCCCGAGCGCCCGACCTTCGTCGCCGAGTTCCGCAAACACCTGCCACAGTACATGGTCCGCCATCGCGTGAAGTCGGGCATTACCGGCTGGGCGCAGGTTCACGGCTGGCGCGGCAACACCTCGATCCGCAAGCGCCTGGAGTTCGACCTCTATTACATCGAGAACTGGTCGCTCGGGCTCGACTTCAAGATCCTCTGGATGACGTTGCGGCACGGCCTGCGACTGAACGCGCATTGAATCGTTCCCATCTCTTCGCGCTGGCGGGAGTCGCTGTCCTCGCTCTCGGCGGGGCCGGGTGTGCCCCGTCCGACCCCTCGGCCCGCTCCGGCGGCAGCTCTCCGGAGACCGCGGCAGCCGGGGCGTCGGGGGGAGCGGCCGTCACGGATCCTGCGAGCTTCTTGCCCACGGGCTCGCAACGGCCGCCCAACATCCTGCTCGTCACCGTCGACACCCTGCGCGCCGACCACCTCTCGGCATGGGGCTACAAGCGTGCGACGTCGCCGAACATCGACCGTTTGGCGAGCGAGGGTGTGCGCTTCGACCAGGCGCAGACGCAATGGCCGAAGACCGGGCCGTCGTTCACGTCGATCTTCACCTCGACCTACCCGAAGGACAACGGCATCGTCCGCCAGATCGGCATTCCCGTTCCGTGCACCTTCACCATGCTCGCCGAGGCGCTGCAGCGCGCCGGCTACAGCACCCACGCCGTGGTCGCGAACGGCGCGGTCGGGCGAGAGTTCTACTTCGACCAGGGCTTCGATACCTTCCTCGAGTCGTGGAAGCTGCCGCCGCCAGGCGATGAGGCAGACCCCAACGGAGCCGAGAACGTCACCCGCCTGGCGCTCGCCGCGGCGGCCAAGATGGACCCTGCGAAACCGTACTTTCTCTGGGTGCACTATCTCGATCCGCACGCGCCCTACATTCCGCCGGTCGCCTTCCAGTCGCGCTTTCAGAACGATGAGCATTTCGACGGCAGCTTCGAGATCCCGGTCTCGGGGAAGCACAAGCAGGAGCTCGCCGGCATCGGCAAAGGCCAGGTCTTGAACGGCGACAAGCGGCTGGCGTTCTACGTCGCGCGCTACGACGCCGAGATCTCCTACGTCGACCAGGAGATCGGCCGGCTGCTCGCCGAGATGGGACAGCAGAAGCGGCTCGACGACACCCTGACCGCCTTCACCTCCGACCATGGCGAGTCGCTGGGCGAGCACGGCTACTACTTCAACCACGGCCGCTTCGGCTTCCAGACCTGCCTGCACGTGCCGCTCATTCTGCACTGGCCCGGCCGGCTGAAGCCGGCAGTGGACGAGGCCCCGGTGCAGCTGCTCCACCTCGCGCCGACGCTGCTCGCAGCCGCCGGCGTGGACCTCCCCGAAGGCCGCTGGAAGCAGGGCCAAAGCCTCTGGCCGCGCATCGCCAATCCTCCGGACACGGAGTCGGCAGCCGGCATCCTGAGTTTCTCCGAGGCGGGCACCTCCTCCAACCGCAGCTGGATCCGGATCGTGCGCAACCAACGCTTCGTCCTGCAGTTCGCCCCGCACAAGCTGGAGCAGAACTGGATCAGCGGCGAGGCCAGGCCGTGGGCGCTCTTCGATCTCGCGAACGACCCGGGCGAGACGAAGAACGTCGTCGACCTCCACCCCGCCGAAGTCGAGCGCCTGCAGGAGGCGATCGGCAAATGGTGGCGCGCCCCGACCTACGACTGCGCGACCGACACCGCCACCTGCGACGACACGCGCGAAGTCGACAAAGAGACCACCGAGCTCCTGAAGTCGCTCGGCTACCTGTAGCCCCGAGACTCTCGCAGCGCGTCGGCACGGCGCTGCGGTCCCGGAGAATTCTCTCGCCAGGCTTCTCCGACTCCCCTATAGTCCCACCGGTGATTCCGAAGATCGAACGTATCTCGGTAGCGCTCGCCGCCTGCGGCGCAGCAGCTCTGGCACTGTTCGTCGGCCTGCGCGGGCTCGGAGCGGGGCCGTGGCTCGCCGCCGCCCTCGCCCTGTCGATCGCCGGGGGCGGCGGCTTCGCGCTCGCCCGCAGGCTGCCCGCGGATCTCGACGGGATTCTGCGCACCCATCGCTGGTGGTGCGTCGCCTGGCTGCTGGTCGCGCTGCTCGCGCTCGGGCAGACGGCGCGGATGTCGGCCTTCATGCTCGATCCCGCCGAAAAGCAGCAGTCGCTCTTTCCCGACGACCCCTGGTACGTCGCGCACTGCTGCCTCACCGCCTACTCCGAGGCAGCGCGCCTGGCCACCGAAGGCAGCCCCAACATCTTCACACCGGAGCTCTACTTCGACCGCAAGCTCGGCAGCTTCAATGTCGATGCTTACCACTATCCGCCGACCTTCCTCATGCTCCCGCTCGCTCTCCGCACGCTGGCCGGGGCGGACTTCGTGCATCAGCGGATGCTCTGGTTCGGGATCTCCGCTTTGGTCCTGCTGCTGGCGATGGCCGCGGCGGCCGCGGCGCTCGAGCCGCGGGCCCGCCGGCGGGCGATCGCCGTGGCGCCGGCGGTCTGGCTCTCGATTCCAGTTCAGCTCGGCTTCCAGATGTCGAACGTCCAGCTCCTGGTGATCTCGATTTCGGTGCTGGCATGGGCTGCCTTCCGGCGCTTCCGGCCGCTGGGCGGAGCGCTCCTCGCTCTCGCCATCGTCTGCAAGATCTTCCCCGGCATTCTCGGTCTCGA
Encoded here:
- a CDS encoding undecaprenyl-phosphate glucose phosphotransferase; this encodes MIHQRFRIAAAAHLFGDLVATALAFFGAWALRFELEVVPLTKTAPDLWRYLELLPVALVLFPVVFYFHGLYRQRLYRARVDETVSVLLAVILGTVLLSGITSWYRPALAPGSIEYFTYSRAFLALFAALELVSVVTLRVAIRGLLRSASLHAGNLQRILVVGAGELGTDIAAKLVAHRDFGVEVIGFLDDDPAKRNLRPAGLPVLGETAELQRVIDENRIDQVFIALPLEAHKKMMQVLHTVGSECVEVKLVPDILQYATIKATLEELDGTPIINLSQVPLQGWHSLVKRVLDLVFSAAGIVVLLPFLPFVALAIWLEDRGPIFYSQERMGLDGRPFMIWKLRSMRRNAEASTGPVWAVEDDPRRTRFGSFIRRWSIDELPQLWNVLVGDMSLVGPRPERPTFVAEFRKHLPQYMVRHRVKSGITGWAQVHGWRGNTSIRKRLEFDLYYIENWSLGLDFKILWMTLRHGLRLNAH
- a CDS encoding sulfatase — its product is MPTGSQRPPNILLVTVDTLRADHLSAWGYKRATSPNIDRLASEGVRFDQAQTQWPKTGPSFTSIFTSTYPKDNGIVRQIGIPVPCTFTMLAEALQRAGYSTHAVVANGAVGREFYFDQGFDTFLESWKLPPPGDEADPNGAENVTRLALAAAAKMDPAKPYFLWVHYLDPHAPYIPPVAFQSRFQNDEHFDGSFEIPVSGKHKQELAGIGKGQVLNGDKRLAFYVARYDAEISYVDQEIGRLLAEMGQQKRLDDTLTAFTSDHGESLGEHGYYFNHGRFGFQTCLHVPLILHWPGRLKPAVDEAPVQLLHLAPTLLAAAGVDLPEGRWKQGQSLWPRIANPPDTESAAGILSFSEAGTSSNRSWIRIVRNQRFVLQFAPHKLEQNWISGEARPWALFDLANDPGETKNVVDLHPAEVERLQEAIGKWWRAPTYDCATDTATCDDTREVDKETTELLKSLGYL
- a CDS encoding DUF2029 domain-containing protein; the protein is MIPKIERISVALAACGAAALALFVGLRGLGAGPWLAAALALSIAGGGGFALARRLPADLDGILRTHRWWCVAWLLVALLALGQTARMSAFMLDPAEKQQSLFPDDPWYVAHCCLTAYSEAARLATEGSPNIFTPELYFDRKLGSFNVDAYHYPPTFLMLPLALRTLAGADFVHQRMLWFGISALVLLLAMAAAAAALEPRARRRAIAVAPAVWLSIPVQLGFQMSNVQLLVISISVLAWAAFRRFRPLGGALLALAIVCKIFPGILGLDLLLRRRWRDVLSTAAFGLVFCAGIYAVVGPEPFRAFVEFEVPRLSSGEAFARPFSRAFAVAHNMSPFGAALKLEKLGLPGMGMAAAKVFSLIYGVALVGLAIWAARRGALTTAVAKGSSATTELSVWLALLSLGTLASPFAPANYVLASVVWLAAVDREDFSPLFAGIVWLATSAPFLLQRDGEFVL